From the Trifolium pratense cultivar HEN17-A07 linkage group LG4, ARS_RC_1.1, whole genome shotgun sequence genome, the window CTTAATATCAGTATGTGTACTGTCGTGATTTTTGCTACTagatcaaaaattaaaatgctgAACAATAATGAAGATTTGCAATACTTAGTATGTCTAGTCTATGATTTGACATAGTATATTAGTTGGATTTAAGAAAAATGAATACCGCCAATGGCATGTAAAAGAAACGAAAAGGACCTAATAATGTGTTACTCAAGTAGATATTTCGTTACGGCTTTATAACctcaaaattgaaacaaataatAAGCACATGATTTCCCCTTATAAGTATATACAAAACATATGTCCTTCTTTCCTCCATTAAAATATTGCAACACATGAAAGAAGGGAATCCCATTTATAACAAATGTATATCCCATATTCCAATAAAAAATTGCTCAAACATTTATCTCTATGCTGGTATCAAGCATAAACATGTACCCAAGCTTTTTGCAAGTCTTGTAAAAACACTTTTATTGAGCTTTTGTGATGGCTTCATTTTCATGCTAGGTGGTGACTGCACCTTCACTTCCGGTGACAGATTGGTTTTAACACCAGTTGATGCCTCCACTTTCACATTAGGTGATGGTTGCATGTTCACATCAGGTGATGGCTGCATGTTCACTTTGTCTGATGGCTCCATTTCCAGGTTAGTTGATGGCTCAACTTCCATAATAATCGATTGTTCAAATTTCGTAGTATTGGACTGGTCATAAATTAGATAGACAGTTGTCTCCTTAACAATCAATCCATGCCCAAAAACTACAAAAATCTCAACAATGTCACTAGGTCCTAGATTTGATgttaaacctttccaatcttcaTCATTAAAAGACATTAGTGTGTCTCCCTTGCATATTTGGATTGTgaattttgtgtaattaatgaTCAAGACATTAGTAAGACACTCAGCTGCTCGGTTTTCAGATGTTGATGAATAAACAACACGTAAAATTGTTCCCTTCATGTGACGATCAATATCCTCAGGAACTTGAAAATATACCGATGGTCCTTCACATGTAGGCTAACCAAGAAGGATAGCTTCATAGTTTGAATAGCATAATTACATGATTAACTAAGCATATGCTTATGATACAGGGACTAACAAACAATGTTTGGAGCAATTTTTTCCTTCCCGGTGGCAATCATGCTTCTTTCTTAGCCTATACAGGTGAAGGACCTTCAGCACCTTTTCAAGTTCCTAAGGATATTGATTGTCACATGGAGGGAATAGTCTTGCGTGTTGTTTATTCATCAACATCTGGAAACATGGCAGCTGACTGTCTTACTGGTGTCTTGATCATTAATTACACAAAGTGCACCATCCATTTTTACAAGCGAGACACGGTCATGTCCTTTAATGATGAAGATTGGAAGAATGTAGCATCAAATCTAGGACCTGGTGACAATGTGAAGATTTATGTAGCGTTCGGGCATGGATTGATCGTTAAGAAAACAACTGTTTATCTGATATCCGGCCAGCCAATTATTATGGAAGTTGATGATGCTAACATGAAAATGGAGCCATCAGAGGAAGTGAACGTGCTTCCGTACCATGAAGTGAAGGTGCAGTCACCACCTATCATGAAAATGAAGCAGTCACAAAAGCCAAATAAAAGTATATTTACAAGTCTTCCAAACAGAATGAGTGCATTTTTATGCATGAACAGTTTTTGATTGGACATGTCTTGAGCAATCGGAGAAGCACTTTGATAAACAGATTTGATCTTGACCATGCCTTTTCCATAAATGGATTTCCTTGTATCATGTTGGCAATATTTTTATGGAGGGAGGAGAGACAACCCTTCgtttcatatatataaaaggGGAATGTATGTGCTTACTATTTGTTTCAATTAATTTGGTTATAAGGGGAATCAACTTGAGCGAAAATGTATACCAACTCGTGTAAGGCTTTGTGAAAAAGGTGTTGACTGTCCTGCTCATTGTGTGCTGTGTAATAGTAGGGATGAGGAGAGTatgcatgtttttttttctccgtTACTAGTGGTGTCTTGAACAGATGCGCTTTTGGGGCTTCTGTGGTTTCAGTTACGGATGTGGAAGCAGATATTTCCACCGCGACTTTCAAACTACTGCAACAGTTAAATGCAGCTGATTCAGCTCTGTGTGGCTGCATATTATGGAGTATTTGGAAGCAATGGAACAATAAATTTTGGGATAACACGGCGGATGAGCAGAGTTTGGTTTTTTCAAGGACTCAAGGATTAATTCAGGACTGGACAGCAGTGCACGAGGCACCTAACACCTCTGGTTCGGTACAGTAGATACATAATGATAAATGGCAGAAACCAGCTCCGGGGCAGTGGAAATGTAATATCCAGGCCTCCTTTAACTCTTGGTAATAAAGTTGGGCTCGATATGTGAATTAGGGATGAGTTTGGTAGTTTTGTTTTGGCTAAAACCGGACGGTTTACACCCATTTGTGAGCTGCATGTTGGTGAAGCACTTGGGCTGCTCTCAGCTCTCAATTGGTTCATGAGTTAAACCTGGGACCTAATATTTGAACTAGATTCGAAGAGGGTGGTGAACAGCTTTTGTTCTTCCAAACACGATGTCACAGTTCGGAGCCATCATCCAGCAATGTAAAACTgtcttttcaaaattatatgtACACTCAAGTGTAGAATTTGTGCAGAGACAAACAAATGAGGATGCTCATAGTAGCTAAGGTGGCCACATCCACAACTAGTTTTCAAATTCTGGTTGATATACATGACTGTATTGAACACatattgattaatgaaatgcaataaatttattttcgtaaaaaaaaaaaactcaaattttctTCGCTTGAAATCTTAATTTCACATCCTATAGTGAAAGAGAATTGAGTAGAACCTTATTTGCACCACTtttaaaataaaggactaaagttgctataaaaaaattgagggaCCAAAATTCCACATTAGTATAATACCCAAACTAAAGGGACTAAAAGTATAATTAAGCTTAAAAACATGAGGATTCACTCATTAGTATTTCAATATAATTCAAGCTTCTGTCATCCTCAGAAAATCATATGCACTTGGCTCTCCACTATTTTCCTCATTATGTAATTCAACCTTCTGCTGCTACCTTCCTTTCTTTGCCAATATCAAATTAACTTGGTATTCCTCTTCTTCACCTATAATTTCTTTATCTTTCATTATAATTTGACTAGGCGATCTGTTTTATTGAATGTCAATGCTATGTATATGAAAGGGTTGAAAGTTAAATGTCTGAGTTATGTATCTCTATTTGTGTTGTAGTGTCATTCTCAAATATGGCAAGCTTTGCTTACTATGGATGACTCTGTAGGGGTTATATCAGTATATTTTCAGTTATAATGAAGATTTGAAATACTTAGCATGTCTAGTCTGTGATTTGACATAGTAAATTAGTTGGATTTAAGAAAAATGAATACTGCCATTGACATGTAAAAGAAACGAAAAAGACCTAAAGTTAATGTGCTCAAGTAGATATTTCGTTATGGCTTTATAACCTCATAAACAAATAGTAAGTACATGATTTCCCCTTATAAGTATACAAAACATATGTCCTTCCTTCCTCCAAGAAAGAAGAGAATCCCATCCCATTTATAACAAATGTATGtccaataaaaaattgttcaaacCTTTATCTCTATGCTGGTTTCAAGCATAGACATGCACCCAATGTTTTTGCAGATCTTGTAAAGATACTTCTATTGGACTTTGGTGGTGGCTCTATTTTCATAATAGGTGATGACTGCACCTTCACATCAGGTGACAGATCCATTTTAACACCAGTCGACGCTTCCACTTTCACTTCAGGTGATGGTTGCATGTTCACTTCAGGTGATGGCTGCATGTTCACTTCAGGTGATGGCTCCATTGCCAGGTTAGTTGATGGCTCAACTTCCATAATAATCGATTGTTCAAATTTCGTAGTATTGGACTGGTCATAAATTAGATAGACAGTTGTCTCCTTAACAATCAATCCATGCCCAAAAACTACAAAAATCTCAACATTGTCACCAGGTCCTAGATTTGATgttaaacctttccaatcttcaTCATTAAAAGACATTATTGTGTCTCCCTTGTATATTTGGATTGTGcattttgtgtaattaatgaTCAAAACATTAGTAAGACACTCAGCTGCTCGGTTTTCAGATGTTGATGAATAAACAACACGTAAAATTGTTCCCTTCATGTGACGATCATTATCCTCAGGAACTTGAAAATATACCGATGGTCCTTCACATGTATAGGCTAACCAAGAAGGATAGTTGCTGTCGGGAAGACAAAAACCACTACAATCATTGGTTGTTGATCCCTGTATCATAAGCATATGCtaagttaattttataattaacaTTAGGGAATTAAATTAAGCATAAAATCTTGTGTTTATTAGTGAGTGACGCCTCTCACCTTATAAGACGGTTTTGTAGGATTAAGagtccgtttggattagcttatttttcagcttatgcaatataaattaggttttatgctattttataagttcccactagtgaaaattgtatttttataaactgttttatcataaactaatatacataaaaatttatttatttgcataaattgtttgaataagctcaaaaataagctaatccaaatggGCCCTAAGTTAGACtaaacacaaattttaagaaCTACAAGCTATCTTCGAATATTTATTATTCTCTAAAGGTAATGCAGCACCGTTTTTTTCGAGTTGTCGTTTCCAAGCCAAACTTTTGAATTGATTCATAGAGATTTTCATATCTCCATCATTATTTAGTTTCTGCTTTTCTTTATTGACTTTATTCTGTTgcattattaattattgatgTTTTGACTGATTTTTCTTGtcatacttcatacatgatatACTATAAGGTCCTTGTCTGAATGtaattaaatactaaaaaaCAAGTGAAAATGTACATATAAGTAAAAGATtaagagaaatacaaacattATAGATACAAAcattaaataaaagaaacaaagacAAGAACATATGGATGCAGAACAGAGATGGaaagttgaaaaagaaaatgtatcCATATATTTAGGAACCATCACTTTCAAGAAAAAAATGCAAATGAAAGATTGTCTCATGTTCTCTTAAAGATCAGGAAAGGAGAGAGGGTTGTGAAGGAACCTGTGATATGCTCTTACTAAGAGTGTTGATGACCATGTGGCAACTTCTCATTCCAATCAAAAGCGATCTCAAAGAAATGTTACTGATTTGTGATGGATGTGATGCTGTCTCAAACTTGGTAAAacttacatcatatagatcatcaaGAAAATTTCCTAATTCTTGAGTCAATTGAATCACCGAACGGCATTGAATCCAAACACTTCTAAGTTTTGAAAGGTTTCTAAGCATTGGTGGTTGATAGCCCATATTATTGCTCGTTACATCCAAGGAAACTAGTGACAATGAATTACCTTCAAATGGAGAAACACGGGGTAAGGAATTTCTGGTTGGTGACATCCAAGACCAAATGAGAGACGGAAAAACATCACGTGATAAACCTTCATATCCACATAGAGATATATATCCAATGCTTTTCAATCTTAGTATTGAATAGGGAACATCTTTTATAGATGTATCGTTTGCAATCAGCGTTGTCAAGTATTCCATTTGCCCTATGTCTTCTTCCAACTTGTCGATCTTTGAACAACCAGAAAGTATCAGAGTTTTCACTGATGCCAATTGATAGACCTTCCTTGGGAGATTACTAAGACTTGTACAgtccttcaaattcaacaaaagTAGATTCTTGAGATCTCCAATGGAGTGGTGTACCTCAGACAAATTTGGACAATCCTTCGCAATAAGCTTTTCTAGATTCggtaattttgaaaaatcagGTGTGTTTTTCAAGTATCTCGAATGACTGACATTGAGAATTTTTAGATTATCCAACAACTGCAAGAAGATaaatattcaaaagaaaatttagGTAGATGAGAACAAATACTACTTCCATAAACCATCGAATTTGAAACGAAAATATTATACCTTGGTTTCCTTCCACACTTGTTTGATACTGCTGTATTTTACGTCAATAGAAACAAGATTTCCCTGATCAAATTCATCTGGTATATAGTTGAAGCTAAATCCTTTCCAATGAATCCATCTCAGTTCTTTGGAGAGAAACCGATAATCTCCAACGAGGACAGCGTGATCAAGTTGTAAAAGTCTCAGTTTCTTCATCTCCTTGAAAGAATCAGTACTTAGTACAACTTTACTGTTTCTCTCCACCTTCAAAACCAATCCCTCTACGGTTTCTGTTCCCTAAatgtgaaggaaaaaaaaaaaaaaaacagaaaataaggATTCTATGATCTTGATAAGATTATGGAGGATgataaaaagtttcaaatttattCTGAGAAAGTTCTTACAGTATGTTTTGTCAAAATATCATGCACATCCTCACGAAACCACAATCTACTACGCTTCCCCGGATCTTTTGTTGAACTTTCACGAACTATCTCTCTTCCCATGTCTCTTATTAAATCATGCATTCCGAGCTTGttgttcttttcaatttttacaaGACTCCGCTCTACGAGGACAGTTATTCCAATATTTGCATAAAGTCCACAACCATTTAGTATCTCTGTAACATCAGCTCTGTTCTTGCCAATAAAGAAACAACATATGTCAAGAAATATATCCTTTGATATATCATCCTTTAAACCATCATAGCTTATTCTCAGTTTCTCTTGCACTTGATCATTCGGAATTCTCTCTAATTTTGAGATTACACTTTTCCATTCTTGTTTTGTCCTCTCATATAAGTAAGAACCGAGGACTTCAAGAGCAACCGGTAATCCTCCACAATAAGCAACTACGTTTTTGGAGAGTTTGTGGAAGTCTTTCATGGGACTAGGTTGTCTAAAAGCATGCCAACTGAAAAGCTCAAGGGACTCGTGTTCGTCCATTTCCTCCATTCTACACACATAATCAACCTTAAATAAATTAAGTAGGCGTACATCTCTTGTTGTAACAATTAATATACTTCCTGGACCAAAAAATTTAGGATTTCCACATAGCGATTTTAACTGT encodes:
- the LOC123923840 gene encoding disease resistance protein RUN1-like isoform X2: MGYSSSSSFNPPWIHDVFINFRGKDTRQSFVSHLHAALTNAGINTYLDHQLHKGTELGPELLRAIQGSRISILVFSKNYTESSWCLNELQKVIECHITHGQLVIPVFYDVDPSVVRHQKGDFGKALRATAKLHSPKLLIWRSALTQAANLSGWDVTKCSEFELMQQIVEDVLAKLDSTFLSITEFPVGLEPRVEKVTAFIENQQKKVCVIGIWGMGGSGKTTTAKAIYNRIHLKFTDRSFLENVREVCEKENRGIIHLQQQLLSDILKTKTKIHSIALGTTKIEKRFRGKKALVVLDDVTTFEQLKSLCGNPKFFGPGSILIVTTRDVRLLNLFKVDYVCRMEEMDEHESLELFSWHAFRQPSPMKDFHKLSKNVVAYCGGLPVALEVLGSYLYERTKQEWKSVISKLERIPNDQVQEKLRISYDGLKDDISKDIFLDICCFFIGKNRADVTEILNGCGLYANIGITVLVERSLVKIEKNNKLGMHDLIRDMGREIVRESSTKDPGKRSRLWFREDVHDILTKHTGTETVEGLVLKVERNSKVVLSTDSFKEMKKLRLLQLDHAVLVGDYRFLSKELRWIHWKGFSFNYIPDEFDQGNLVSIDVKYSSIKQVWKETKLLDNLKILNVSHSRYLKNTPDFSKLPNLEKLIAKDCPNLSEVHHSIGDLKNLLLLNLKDCTSLSNLPRKVYQLASVKTLILSGCSKIDKLEEDIGQMEYLTTLIANDTSIKDVPYSILRLKSIGYISLCGYEGLSRDVFPSLIWSWMSPTRNSLPRVSPFEGNSLSLVSLDVTSNNMGYQPPMLRNLSKLRSVWIQCRSVIQLTQELGNFLDDLYDVSFTKFETASHPSQISNISLRSLLIGMRSCHMVINTLSKSISQGSTTNDCSGFCLPDSNYPSWLAYTCEGPSVYFQVPEDNDRHMKGTILRVVYSSTSENRAAECLTNVLIINYTKCTIQIYKGDTIMSFNDEDWKGLTSNLGPGDNVEIFVVFGHGLIVKETTVYLIYDQSNTTKFEQSIIMEVEPSTNLAMEPSPEVNMQPSPEVNMQPSPEVKVEASTGVKMDLSPDVKVQSSPIMKIEPPPKSNRSIFTRSAKTLGACLCLKPA
- the LOC123923840 gene encoding disease resistance protein RUN1-like isoform X1; its protein translation is MGYSSSSSFNPPWIHDVFINFRGKDTRQSFVSHLHAALTNAGINTYLDHQLHKGTELGPELLRAIQGSRISILVFSKNYTESSWCLNELQKVIECHITHGQLVIPVFYDVDPSVVRHQKGDFGKALRATAKLHSPKLLIWRSALTQAANLSGWDVTKCRSEFELMQQIVEDVLAKLDSTFLSITEFPVGLEPRVEKVTAFIENQQKKVCVIGIWGMGGSGKTTTAKAIYNRIHLKFTDRSFLENVREVCEKENRGIIHLQQQLLSDILKTKTKIHSIALGTTKIEKRFRGKKALVVLDDVTTFEQLKSLCGNPKFFGPGSILIVTTRDVRLLNLFKVDYVCRMEEMDEHESLELFSWHAFRQPSPMKDFHKLSKNVVAYCGGLPVALEVLGSYLYERTKQEWKSVISKLERIPNDQVQEKLRISYDGLKDDISKDIFLDICCFFIGKNRADVTEILNGCGLYANIGITVLVERSLVKIEKNNKLGMHDLIRDMGREIVRESSTKDPGKRSRLWFREDVHDILTKHTGTETVEGLVLKVERNSKVVLSTDSFKEMKKLRLLQLDHAVLVGDYRFLSKELRWIHWKGFSFNYIPDEFDQGNLVSIDVKYSSIKQVWKETKLLDNLKILNVSHSRYLKNTPDFSKLPNLEKLIAKDCPNLSEVHHSIGDLKNLLLLNLKDCTSLSNLPRKVYQLASVKTLILSGCSKIDKLEEDIGQMEYLTTLIANDTSIKDVPYSILRLKSIGYISLCGYEGLSRDVFPSLIWSWMSPTRNSLPRVSPFEGNSLSLVSLDVTSNNMGYQPPMLRNLSKLRSVWIQCRSVIQLTQELGNFLDDLYDVSFTKFETASHPSQISNISLRSLLIGMRSCHMVINTLSKSISQGSTTNDCSGFCLPDSNYPSWLAYTCEGPSVYFQVPEDNDRHMKGTILRVVYSSTSENRAAECLTNVLIINYTKCTIQIYKGDTIMSFNDEDWKGLTSNLGPGDNVEIFVVFGHGLIVKETTVYLIYDQSNTTKFEQSIIMEVEPSTNLAMEPSPEVNMQPSPEVNMQPSPEVKVEASTGVKMDLSPDVKVQSSPIMKIEPPPKSNRSIFTRSAKTLGACLCLKPA
- the LOC123923840 gene encoding disease resistance protein RUN1-like isoform X3, which gives rise to MQQIVEDVLAKLDSTFLSITEFPVGLEPRVEKVTAFIENQQKKVCVIGIWGMGGSGKTTTAKAIYNRIHLKFTDRSFLENVREVCEKENRGIIHLQQQLLSDILKTKTKIHSIALGTTKIEKRFRGKKALVVLDDVTTFEQLKSLCGNPKFFGPGSILIVTTRDVRLLNLFKVDYVCRMEEMDEHESLELFSWHAFRQPSPMKDFHKLSKNVVAYCGGLPVALEVLGSYLYERTKQEWKSVISKLERIPNDQVQEKLRISYDGLKDDISKDIFLDICCFFIGKNRADVTEILNGCGLYANIGITVLVERSLVKIEKNNKLGMHDLIRDMGREIVRESSTKDPGKRSRLWFREDVHDILTKHTGTETVEGLVLKVERNSKVVLSTDSFKEMKKLRLLQLDHAVLVGDYRFLSKELRWIHWKGFSFNYIPDEFDQGNLVSIDVKYSSIKQVWKETKLLDNLKILNVSHSRYLKNTPDFSKLPNLEKLIAKDCPNLSEVHHSIGDLKNLLLLNLKDCTSLSNLPRKVYQLASVKTLILSGCSKIDKLEEDIGQMEYLTTLIANDTSIKDVPYSILRLKSIGYISLCGYEGLSRDVFPSLIWSWMSPTRNSLPRVSPFEGNSLSLVSLDVTSNNMGYQPPMLRNLSKLRSVWIQCRSVIQLTQELGNFLDDLYDVSFTKFETASHPSQISNISLRSLLIGMRSCHMVINTLSKSISQGSTTNDCSGFCLPDSNYPSWLAYTCEGPSVYFQVPEDNDRHMKGTILRVVYSSTSENRAAECLTNVLIINYTKCTIQIYKGDTIMSFNDEDWKGLTSNLGPGDNVEIFVVFGHGLIVKETTVYLIYDQSNTTKFEQSIIMEVEPSTNLAMEPSPEVNMQPSPEVNMQPSPEVKVEASTGVKMDLSPDVKVQSSPIMKIEPPPKSNRSIFTRSAKTLGACLCLKPA